The following nucleotide sequence is from Vibrio fluvialis.
ACATGGTAGAGTGGTGTCATCACCTGCCGCGTGCTCATACAGGCGTATTCTTGGCGTTGAAAGGTCTATTGCCGCAAGAAGAGATCGCACAGTTGCCGGAATGGTGTTCTGTGACCGACATCAAAGCTTTGAATGTTCCTGAGTTGGAAGGTGAGCGTCATCTTGTAATCTTATCGCGCAAGGGATAATAGCGAGGCATTACCGTGGGCAAAATCGTAGCGATCGCCAACCAGAAAGGTGGCGTAGGAAAAACAACGACTTGTATTAATCTGGCGGCCTCCATGGCAGCCACTAAACGCAAAGTTCTGGTGATCGACCTGGACCCGCAAGGCAATGCAACCATGGCCAGCGGCGTCGATAAGTATCAGGTGGATGCCACCGCGTATGAGTTGTTGGTGGAAGAAGCACCATTTGAAGAAGTGGTGTGCCGTAAAACCACAGGCCATTATGACCTGATTGCCGCCAACGGTGATGTCACCGCGGCAGAAATCAAACTTATGGAAGTGTTTGCCCGCGAAGTCCGCCTCAAAAACGCCCTCGCGCCAGTTCGCGATAACTATGATTTCATCTTTATCGATTGTCCTCCTTCTTTAAACCTCCTTACAATCAATGCGATGGCGGCGGCCGATTCGGTTTTAGTGCCGATGCAATGTGAGTATTTTGCCTTGGAAGGTTTAACTGCGTTAATGGACACCATCAGCAAGTTAGCCGCAGTGGTGAACGACAATCTGAAGATCGAAGGTCTGCTTCGTACCATGTACGATCCGCGTAACCGACTCGCTAACGAAGTTTCTGATCAATTGAAAAAACACTTTGGTAGCAAAGTGTACCGCACAGTTATTCCTCGCAATGTTCGCCTCGCTGAGGCGCCAAGTCATGGCAAACCAGCCATGTATTACGACAAGTACTCCGCAGGGGCCAAAGCGTATCTTGCTTTAGCTGGCGAAATGTTGCGTCGTGAAGAAGTACCCGCATAACACCAACTAAAGGATTCGTTTGCATGTCTAAACGTGGTTTAGGAAAAGGGCTGGATGCACTGCTGTCCACCAGCTCTCTGGCTCGTGAAAAACAACATGTGGCTTCTCAAAGTCAGGCTATGTCCAGTGACGGCGAGTTGACCGATCTTGCGATCACCAACCTCAAGCCGGGCATTTACCAACCCCGTAAAGATATGTCTCCAGAAGCGCTGGAAGAGCTCGCGGCTTCGATTCAGTCACAAGGCATCATTCAGCCGATTGTGGTGCGTCCGCTGGAGTTTGGTGGCTACGAAATTATTGCTGGTGAACGTCGCTGGCGTGCCGCTCGTCAGGCTGGCCTGAAGCAAGTCCCGTGTCTGATCAAACGCGTAGAAGATCGCGCGGCGATCGCGATGGCGTTGATCGAAAACATTCAACGCGAAGATCTCAATGTGATCGAAGAAGCGCAAGCGTTGGAGCGGTTACAAGACGAATTTAAGCTAACGCATCAGCAAGTCGCCGATGTGATTGGTAAATCGCGTGCAACGGTAAGTAACCTGCTGCGCTTGAATCAGCTGGATGACAGCGTCAAGCGTTTGGTGGAAACCCGTCAGTTGGAAATGGGTCATGCCCGCGCTTTGCTGATGTTGGAAGGCGAGCAACAAATTGAAGTGGCTGCGCGCGTGGCCAAGAAGCAATTGACCGTACGTCAGACAGAGCAATTAGTGAAAAAATGCCTCTCAGAGACCTCTGATGTAAAAAATGTGCCAGAAGACGTAGAAATACAACAAATGTCACAAAATCTGAGTGAAAAACTTGGGGCAAAAGTTTCAATCGTCCGCTCGAAAAGCGGAAAGTCAAAAGTCACAATAAGTCTTGATGAGCCTCACAAATTGGAGCAACTAATTGCCAAGCTGCAGGGCTAAGTGAGATAATTGATTTAAATCAATTGTGAAAAATAAGTTTTCTTTAGCGAAATATGTCGGTGTGTAAACAAAATTGTAACTTTTTGCGGCGTTGTAATTGCAATCAGTTGCCGTCACCGTATAATTTTCGCCAATTTCCAGCCCCGTTTTTGAGTGGTGTGTTGGATATTACTAGAGGTACGAATACATGGTAGCTGCGTTAGCTAGGCCAGGACGAGCGCTTGCAAAGCAATTGTTAATGATCCAGTTTGGCGCGGTTATAGTTGTGGCAGCAGGGATGGCGATTGCCGTAAATGCTGAATGGGGATTTTCAGCGCTAGTTGGTGGAGGCATTTTTGTCTTTGCCAATGCAGTTTTTGCGCTGTGTGCTTTTATGTATAGTGGAGCTCGCGCTGCAAAGCGAATCACGGCCTCTTTCTACACAGGCGAAGCACTTAAAATTCTCATCACTGTCGCTCTGTTCTCTGTCGCCTACATGTATATGCAGGTGGAACTTGTTCCCCTAAAACTAACCTATTTGCTGGCACTAGGTATTAATATCTGTGCGCCAGTGCTATTCATTAACAACAAAAAAATAGGATGAGTTATGGCTGCGCCAGGTGAAGCGCTAACATCGTCCGGATACATTGAACACCACCTTTCCAACCTATCTCTTTACAAGTTAGGTCTGGTTGCGGAGGAAACAAGTTTCTGGAACGTACATATCGATAGCCTGTTTTTTTCTTTGTTTACCGGACTGATCTTCCTTTGGGTGTTCCGTTCAGTGGCGAAGAAGGCAACAGCGGGTGTACCAGGCAAGCTACAGTGTTTTGTTGAAATAGTGGTTGAATTTGTCGATACCAACGTCAAAGACACCTTCCATGGACGCAATCCACTAATAGCACCGCTGGCACTGACTATCTTTTGTTGGGTATTGCTAATGAACATCATGGACTTAGTGCCAATTGATTTCTTGCCGTATCCAGCACAGCATTGGCTCGGTATCCCTTACTTAAAAGTGGTTCCGTCTGCTGATGTGAACATCACCATGGCTATGGCTCTAGGCGTGTTCGCTCTGATGATTTACTACAGCATCAAAGTGAAAGGTCTAGGTGGGTTTGCGAAAGAATTAGCACTACATCCGTTTAACCACCCAGTGATGATTCCGTTTAACCTACTTATTGAAGTGGTCTCGCTACTAGCAAAACCGCTGTCTCTAGGTATGCGTCTATTCGGTAACATGTTCGCGGGTGAGGTTGTATTCATTCTAATCGCAGCAATGCTACCATGGTGGCTACAATGGATGGGTTCACTACCGTGGGCTATTTTCCATATTCTGGTAATCCTGATTCAGTCTTTCGTGTTCATGATGTTGACAATCGTTTATCTGTCAATGGCACACGAAGACAGTGATCATTAATAAATTAGCTTTTATTTGGGCACATTAAGCCAACAACTATAATTGGAGATAGTAATGGAAACTTTACTGAGCTTTTCTGCAATCGCCGTAGGTATCATCGTCGGTCTTGCTTCTCTTGGTACTGCGATTGGTTTCGCACTTCTAGGTGGTAAATTCCTGGAAGGCGCTGCTCGTCAACCAGAAATGGCTCCTATGCTACAAGTTAAGATGTTCATCATCGCAGGTCTGCTGGATGCGGTTCCAATGATCGGTATCGTAATCGCACTGCTATTCACATTCGCGAACCCATTTGTTGGTCAACTAGGTTAATCACGTTTTGCCAGCGACAAACCCCGTTTGGTGGTTTGTCTTTGATTAACACTTAGTCCATATAGAGGGGTAGCTGTTGTGAATATGAACGCAACTCTGCTAGGTCAAGCAATATCATTCGCACTGTTTGTGTGGTTCTGCATGAAGTATGTATGGCCGCCAATCATTAAAGCGATTGAAGAGCGTCAGAAGAAAATTGCTGACGGTTTGCAAGCTGCTGAGCGTGCAAAGAAAGATTTGGACCTAGCACAAGCCAACGCTTCTGATTCATTAAAAGAAGCGAAGCGCACAGCAACTGAGGTCATTGAGGCTGCGAACAAACGTAAAGCGCAAATTTTGGATGAAGCGCGCGAGGAAGCTCAGGCAGAACGCCAGAAAATCCTTGCTCAAGCTGATGCTGAAATTGAGTCTGAGCGTAACCGTGCCCGCGATGAGCTGCGCAAACAAGTTGCAACTCTGGCTATTGCTGGTGCTGAGAAGATCCTTGAGCGTACTATCGATAAAGATGCGCACAAAGATATTCTCGACAACATTACTGCAAAACTTTAAGTCTGGGGGCGCCGAATGTCTAATATGACTACAATTGCACGCCCCTATGCTAAAGCAGCATTTGAATTTGCGGTGGAAAAACAACAACTGGATCAATGGAGCCAGATGCTTGTTTTCGCTGCCGAAGTCGCAATGAACGACCAGATTAAAGAACTGTTAACCAGTTCGACGTCTGCTGAGAAATTGGCAGAAATCTTTGTCGCAATTTGTGGCGATCAGTTTGATGCACATGGTCAGAACCTGCTGAAGGTAATGGCTGAGAATGGCCGCTTACAGGCCCTTCCGGATGTTTGTGCTCAATTCCATGCCCTGAAACAAGAGCATGAGAAGAAAGTCGATGTTGAAGTTATTTCAGCAACTGAACTTTCAGAGCAGCAACTGGCAGACATCAGCAGCAAACTTGAGCAGCGTCTGGAACGCAAAGTTCAGCTGAATTGCAGTGTAGATGAGACCCTACTTGGTGGGGTAGTAATTCGAGCCGGAGACCTAGTCATCGATAACTCAGCGCGTGGTCGTTTGAACCGCCTGAGCGATGCCTTGCAGTCTTAATGGGGATTGGAGCATGCAACTTAATTCCACGGAAATTAGCGATCTAATTAAACAGCGTATTGAGTCTTTCAACGTTGTTAGTGAAGCTCGTAATGAAGGTACTATCGTATCGGTAAGCGATGGTATTATCCGTATTCACGGCCTAGCGGACGTGATGCAGGGTGAAATGATTGAATTACCGGGTGGCCGTTTTGCACTAGCACTTAACCTTGAGCGTGACTCGGTTGGTGCGGTTGTAATGGGCCCATATGCTGACCTTAAGGAAGGCGAAAAAGTAACTGGTACTGGTCGTATTCTTGAAGTGCCAGTTGGTCCTGAACTGCTTGGCCGCGTAGTGAACACACTGGGCGAACCAATTGACGGTAAAGGTCCACTCAATGCAACTCTGACTTCTCCTGTAGAAGTGATTGCACCAGGCGTAATCGACCGTCAATCAGTTGATCAGCCTGTTCAAACTGGTTACAAATCAGTGGACTCGATGATTCCAATCGGCCGTGGTCAGCGTGAGCTGATTATCGGTGACCGTCAGACTGGTAAAACAGCGATGGCGATCGATGCGATCATTAACCAAAAAGATTCAGGTATTTACTCAATTTACGTAGCGATTGGTCAGAAAGCTTCTACTATTGCGAACGTAGTACGTAAACTTGAAGAGCATGGCGCTCTGAAGAACACTATCGTCGTGGTAGCGTCAGCTTCTGAGTCTGCAGCTCTGCAATACCTTGCGCCTTACGCAGGTTGTGCAATGGGTGAATACTTCCGTGATCGCGGTGAAGATGCACTGATTGTTTACGATGATCTTTCTAAGCAAGCTGTTGCTTATCGTCAGATCTCTCTACTGCTACGTCGTCCGCCAGGTCGCGAAGCTTTCCCTGGTGACGTTTTCTACCTCCACTCACGTCTACTTGAGCGTGCTGCTCGTGTAAGCGCTGACTACGTAGAACGTTTCACTAACGGTGAAGTGAAAGGTAAGACCGGTTCTCTGACTGCTCTGCCTATCATCGAAACCCAAGCTGGTGACGTATCCGCATTCGTACCGACTAACGTAATCTCGATTACCGATGGTCAGATCTTCCTACAAACTGAACTGTTCAACGCGGGTGTTCGCCCAGCAGTTGACCCAGGTATCTCAGTTTCTCGTGTAGGTGGTTCAGCTCAGACGAAAATCATCAAGAAGCTGTCAGGCGGTATCCGTACTGCACTTGCAGCGTACCGTGAACTGGCAGCATTCGCGCAGTTCTCTTCGGATCTGGATGATGCGACTAAACGTCAGCTTGAGCACGGTCAGAAAGTAACAGAACTGATGAAACAGAAGCAGTACGCTCCAATGTCTGTTTTTGATCAGGCTCTGACTATCTTCGCAGCAGAGCGCGGTTACCTTGCAGATGTAGAACTGAGCAAAGTTCTGGATTTCGAGGCGGCTCTACTATCGTACGCTCGCGGTCAACACGCTGAACTAGCAGCGCAGATCGACAAGACGGGTGCTTACAACGATGACATCGAAGCTCAGCTGAAGAAGCTGGTTGACGATTTCAAAGCAACCCAAACTTGGTAATAGGTCGGTGGCAAGTTTTGCCACCAACTAATGGAGAGTAACGATGGCCGGCGCAAAAGAGATACGTAATAAAATCGGTAGTGTGAAAAGCACTCAGAAAATTACGAAAGCGATGGAAATGGTAGCAGCTTCAAAAATGCGTCGTTCTCAAGACGCCATGGAAGCTTCTCGTCCATACGCGGCAACTATGCGTAAAGTGATCGGTCATGTCGCCAACGCGAATCTAGAGTATCGTCATCCGTATCTAGAAGAGCGTGAAGCGAAACGTGTTGGTTACATCATTATTTCTACCGACCGTGGCTTGTGTGGTGGTTTGAACATTAACCTGTTCAAGAAAGCTGTTACAGACATGCAAGCGTGGAAAGAGAAGGGTGCTGAAATTGATTTGGCCATTATTGGTTCAAAAGCAACGGCATTCTTCAACAACAGCGGCGCTAAAGTAGCGGCTCAGGTATCTGGTCTGGGCGATAGCCCATCACTGGAAGACTTGATCGGTTCTGTTGGCGTGATGCTGAAGAAATATGATAACGGCGAGTTGGATCGTCTGTACGTAGTGTTCAACGAATTCGTGAACACCATGGTACAACAACCAAAGATCGATCAATTGCTACCTTTGCCTAAATCGGACAGCGAAGAGATGCAGCGTGAGCATTCATGGGACTACATCTATGAACCTGAACCAAAACCTCTACTGGATGCGCTATTGCTGCGCTACGTAGAGTCTCAGGTTTACCAGGGTGTGGTTGAGAACCTTGCTTGTGAGCAAGCGGCTCGAATGGTTGCGATGAAGGCTGCAACGGATAACGCCTCAAATCTGATTGATGACTTAGAACTTGTGTACAACAAAGCCCGTCAGGCTGCGATCACACAAGAACTGTCAGAAATCGTGAGCGGCGCAGCAGCGGTTTAAGCTTAGGTAAAACAAACAGTTTAGAGGATTAACGATGGCTACAGGTAAGATCGTACAGATCATCGGTGCGGTAGTCGACGTAGAGTTCCCACAGAGCGCAGTACCAGGTGTTTACGATGCTCTGAAAGTTGTTGAAGCAAAAGAACGTCTGGTTCTTGAAGTTCAGCAACAGCTTGGCGGTGGCGTTGTACGCGCAATCGTAATGGGTAGCTCGGATGGTTTACGTCGTGGAATGACAGTTGAAAACACTGGCGCTCCAATTTCAGTGCCAGTAGGTACTAAAACGCTAGGTCGTATCATGAACGTACTTGGCGATGCGATTGATGAACGTGGTGAAATCGGTGCTGAAGAGCTTTACTCGATTCACCGTGCAGCACCAAGCTACGAAGAGCAGTCTAACGCAACTGAGCTGCTGGAAACTGGTGTTAAGGTAATCGACCTGATTTGTCCATTCGCTAAGGGTGGTAAAATCGGTCTGTTCGGTGGTGCAGGTGTAGGTAAGACCGTTAACATGATGGAACTTATCAACAACATCGCACTGCAACACTCAGGTCTGTCTGTATTTGCTGGTGTTGGTGAGCGTACTCGTGAGGGTAACGACTTCTACCACGAGATGCAGGAAGCGGGTGTTGTAAACATCGAGAAACCTGAAGAATCAAAAGTAGCGATGGTTTACGGCCAGATGAACGAGCCACCAGGCAACCGTCTGCGTGTAGCTCTGACTGGTCTGACTATGGCTGAGCGTTTCCGTGATGAAGGTCGTGACGTACTGCTGTTCATCGATAACATCTACCGTTATACCCTTGCGGGTACAGAGGTATCGGCACTTCTGGGTCGTATGCCATCTGCGGTAGGTTACCAGCCAACACTGGCTGAAGAGATGGGTGTACTTCAGGAACGTATCACGTCAACTAAGAAAGGTTCTATCACGTCTGTACAGGCGGTATACGTACCTGCGGATGACTTGACCGACCCGTCACCAGCAACCACGTTTGCTCACTTGGATGCAACGGTTGTACTTAACCGTAACATCGCAGCAATGGGTCTGTACCCAGCGATCGACCCACTGGATTCGACTTCTCGTCAGCTAGATCCATTGGTTGTTGGTCAAGAGCACTACGACATTGCGCGTGGCGTTCAACAGACTCTGCAACGCTACAAAGAGCTGAAAGACATCATTGCGATTCTGGGTATGGACGAACTGTCTGAAACCGATAAGCAAGTGGTAGCTCGTGCGCGTAAGATTGAGCGTTTCCTAACTCAGCCTTACCACGTAGCGGAAGTCTTCACGGGCGACCCAGGTATCTACGTACCACTAAAAGAAACTCTACGTGGCTTTAAAGGCCTGTTAGCTGGTGACTACGACGATGTTCCAGAGCAAGCGTTCATGTACTGCGGTGCAATCGACGATGCTCTTGAGAATGCGAAGAAGCTATAAGGCTAACTAGGAGGCGATATGGCAGCAATAACCTTTCATCTGGATGTAGTGAGTGCTGAGAAGAAAATCTTCTCGGGCCTCGTTGAAACGTTCCAGGTGACCGGTAGCGAAGGTGAGCTGGGTATTTTCCACGGCCACACACCGCTGCTGACCGCTATTAAGCCTGGTATGGTGCGTATTGTGAAACAGCACGGCCACGAAGAAATCATTTATGTTTCTGGTGGTATTATTGAAGTTCAGCCTGGCACAGCGACTGTGCTGGCTGACACGGCAATCCGTGGTGAAGATCTAGACGCAGCGAAGGCAGCAGAAGCCAAACGTCGCGCTGAAGAACACATTCAGAATCAGCATGGCGATATGGACTTCGCGCAAGCGGCCAGTGAACTGGCTAAAGCCATTGCTCAGCTTCGAGTGATCGAGTTGACGAAGAAACGTCGTTAAGCCAATTAACTACGTTGAGACCAAAAGGCGACCGAAAGGTCGCCTTTTTGCTTAATTTTTAATAGAAATTTACGCCATTCATTTAACACCCCTTCATTAAGCCGCTAAAATGCGGGCAGTATTAGGTTTAACGTCAGGTAAGTTAGGTATCCAATGAAATTTAGCGCAGTAATTCTTGCCGCGGGCAAAGGCACCCGTATGCATTCTAATATGCCCAAAGTGCTTCATACCCTTGCGGGCAAACCAATGGTGAAGCATGTTATCGACACCTGTAACAGTTTAGGGGCACAAAATATCCATTTAGTCTTTGGCCACGGCGGCGATCAAATGCAACACGCATTGGCTGAAGAGAGCGTCAATTGGGTATTGCAGGCGGAGCAGTTGGGTACTGGACACGCAGTGGATCAAGCGTCTGCTCAGTTTCAGGATGATGAGAAAATTCTGGTGTTGTACGGCGATGTCCCGCTGATTTCAGAAGAAACCATCGATAGCTTGCTGGACGCTCAACCTACGGGCGGCATTGCACTGTTGACCGTGGTGCTCGATAACCCAATGGGTTACGGCCGCATCGTACGTAAAAATGGCCCTGTGGTGGCGATCGTAGAACAAAAAGATGCCACAGAAGAGCAGAAACTGATTAAAGAGATCAATACGGGTGTGATGGTCGCAACGGGGGGCGATTTGAAGCGCTGGTTGGCAGGGCTGAATAACAACAACGCTCAAGGCGAGTACTACCTGACGGACGTGATTGCGGCAGCGCACGATGAAGGTCGCGCTGTAGAAGCCGTGCATCCGGTCAGCTCGATTGAAGTGGAAGGCGTCAACGACCGCATTCAACTGGCGCGTCTTGAGCGTGCTTTCCAAGCGCGTCAGGCGAACAAGCTGCTGGAGCAAGGTGTGATGCTGCGCGATCCGGCGCGTTTTGATCTGCGTGGTGAGCTGCAGTGCGGTACGGACGTTGAAATCGACGTGAACGTGATCATCGAAGGTTCCGTTTCGATCGGCAACAATGTAGTGATCGGTGCCGGTTCAATTCTGAAAGATTGTGAAATTGACGACAATACTGTGATCCGCCCGTACAGTGTGATTGAAGGCGCGACCGTCGGTGAAGATTGTACGGTAGGGCCGTTTACGCGCCTGCGTCCAGGCGCTGAGCTCCAAAACGATGCACATGTCGGCAACTTTGTTGAAGTGAAAAATGCGCGTTTGGGTCAGGGCTCAAAGGCCAACCATCTGGCCTATCTTGGTGATGCGGAAATTGGCCAACGCGTCAACATCGGTGCAGGTGCGATCACCTGTAACTACGATGGTGCCAACAAACATAAAACCGTGATTGGCGACGACGTTTTTGTCGGTTCTGACAGCCAGCTGGTGGCTCCTGTGACGATTGCAAACGGGGCTACCATCGGTGCGGGTACTACTCTGACGCGCGATGTTGCGGAAGGTGAGTTAGTCATTACTCGCGCTAAAGAGAAGAAAATCTCTGGCTGGCAGCGTCCGGTTAAAAAGAAATAGACCTAGAGAGCCTGCTAATAGCAGGCTTTTTTATTGCGGCAGGGTCAGCTTTTTCTCCAGACTTCGCACCCCTTGTGACACCAACAAAATCAACACCAGATACTCCAGTACCAGAAAAGTGTAGATTTCCAGCGGCAAGTACTCTGTGACCACCAGTTCATTGGCGCGGCGGGTCAGATCGCTCAGACCAATGACGCTGACCAGCGATGACATTTTCAGAATATAGATAAACTGGTTGCCCAGCGGCGGCAGGATTTGTCTCAGTGCCTGAGGCAGGATTACCAGACGCATTTTTTGCCAATAATTCAGCCCCAAGGCTTCTGCTGCTTCATGTTGGCCGCGGGCGATGGCTTGAATCCCACCTCGAAACACCTCAGCCATGAATGCGCTTTCCGCCAGGCTGAGCGCGATAACCCCCGCGGTAAAATGATTAAGTGACACGTCAAACAGCGCGGGTAATCCGTAGTAGACCCACAACAGCAGTACCAAGACGGGAATGGCGCGCACGACTTCAACGTACACCCGATTGGCACGGCGCAGCGAGCGATAACGCGACAGTGCTGGCAGAGCAATCACCAGCCCTATCAACATTGCCAACACCATGCTCAGAAGAGAAATACTCAAGGTGTCACCAAAGCCCGCGACGAGGAATTTGAGGTTACGCATGCCTTGCTCTGTCGATGGATCCAGAACGTACCAGCCCCACTGGTACTGGTTGCACCCGGTTAACAGCAGCGGCAATAGCCAGGCACTGTATCGCAGCATCACACTCCTCCGTAGTCTGACTAAAAAAAGTCCTTTGATACTGCTATGTTAACAATGATGCAGTACATTCAGTGAACAGTTTTTAAGGAAAAAACGATGAAAAAAATAATAGCAGTGCTGGGGTTATGTTTGTTGTCAGTGGGTCAGGTGTATGCGCAGAGCCGTCTTCAGGACGTCTTGAACACTGGCGTGTTACGCGTTGGGACGACGGGGGACTGGAATCCGATGACGATGAAAGATCCGGCGACCAACAGTTACCGTGGTTTTGATATTGATGTGACGGCTGAGTTGGCCAAAGATCTCGGCGTTAAAGTGGAGTACGTCGCGACCGATTGGAAAACCCTGGTCAATGGTATTACCGCCAACAAATATGACATCACCGGCAGTGCGTCACTCAATATGTCGCGGGCAAAAGTAGCGGGTTATAGCCAGCCCTATTTCTATCTGGCGTTTGTGCCAGTGGTGCAAAAAAGTGAACTCAGCCGCTATCAGGATTGGAGTGATTTTGATAACGCCGAGATAAAAGTGGCCGCGACGCTCGGCACGGTGCAGGAAAAAATGGTTAAAGAGTTTTTCCCCAATGCTCAGCACATCGTGATTGAAGCGCCGGCACGTGATTATCAGGAACTGTTGGCCAAACGTGCCGATGTGTCGGTGACGTCCAATGTCGAGGCGGCAACGCTGGTAGAAAAATTCAATCAGTTGGCGATCGTTCCAGTGAAAGAGGCGCGTCGCCCAACCCCGATTGCGATGCTGTTACCTCAGGACGATCAGGTATGGATTAACTACGTGAATCACTGGGTGGAACTGAAAAAAACGCAAGGTTTTTTCCGTCAAACCGCAGAGAAGTGGGGGCTGAAAAGTCTGTAATAAAAAGCGC
It contains:
- a CDS encoding amino acid ABC transporter permease, which translates into the protein MLRYSAWLLPLLLTGCNQYQWGWYVLDPSTEQGMRNLKFLVAGFGDTLSISLLSMVLAMLIGLVIALPALSRYRSLRRANRVYVEVVRAIPVLVLLLWVYYGLPALFDVSLNHFTAGVIALSLAESAFMAEVFRGGIQAIARGQHEAAEALGLNYWQKMRLVILPQALRQILPPLGNQFIYILKMSSLVSVIGLSDLTRRANELVVTEYLPLEIYTFLVLEYLVLILLVSQGVRSLEKKLTLPQ
- a CDS encoding transporter substrate-binding domain-containing protein, with the translated sequence MKKIIAVLGLCLLSVGQVYAQSRLQDVLNTGVLRVGTTGDWNPMTMKDPATNSYRGFDIDVTAELAKDLGVKVEYVATDWKTLVNGITANKYDITGSASLNMSRAKVAGYSQPYFYLAFVPVVQKSELSRYQDWSDFDNAEIKVAATLGTVQEKMVKEFFPNAQHIVIEAPARDYQELLAKRADVSVTSNVEAATLVEKFNQLAIVPVKEARRPTPIAMLLPQDDQVWINYVNHWVELKKTQGFFRQTAEKWGLKSL
- the glmU gene encoding bifunctional UDP-N-acetylglucosamine diphosphorylase/glucosamine-1-phosphate N-acetyltransferase GlmU, with translation MKFSAVILAAGKGTRMHSNMPKVLHTLAGKPMVKHVIDTCNSLGAQNIHLVFGHGGDQMQHALAEESVNWVLQAEQLGTGHAVDQASAQFQDDEKILVLYGDVPLISEETIDSLLDAQPTGGIALLTVVLDNPMGYGRIVRKNGPVVAIVEQKDATEEQKLIKEINTGVMVATGGDLKRWLAGLNNNNAQGEYYLTDVIAAAHDEGRAVEAVHPVSSIEVEGVNDRIQLARLERAFQARQANKLLEQGVMLRDPARFDLRGELQCGTDVEIDVNVIIEGSVSIGNNVVIGAGSILKDCEIDDNTVIRPYSVIEGATVGEDCTVGPFTRLRPGAELQNDAHVGNFVEVKNARLGQGSKANHLAYLGDAEIGQRVNIGAGAITCNYDGANKHKTVIGDDVFVGSDSQLVAPVTIANGATIGAGTTLTRDVAEGELVITRAKEKKISGWQRPVKKK